A genomic window from Paucibacter sp. KCTC 42545 includes:
- a CDS encoding succinylglutamate desuccinylase/aspartoacylase domain-containing protein, whose translation MSSVPTPTHLRSHQFAGLKAGPRLLVSAAVHGNEVCGVQAIEAVMAELDSGRLTLLRGTLTLVPIVNPLAHALGRREGERNLNRNLRPPVIAQDFEDRIAARLCPLLASHDVLLDLHSFQGQGQPFVMLGPRDNQGELEPFAWAAQEAAMAACLGPARIVEGWLSTYALGLQRRAAKGSDGSRAQALVQDPHYGVGTTEYMRSQGGYGLTLECGQHQDPGAPEVARLAILRTLVLLGMIDPAAVEAHRPAIAPELLQLYEVIDREHADDSFEREWASFDAVEQGQRIGTRHDGSPVLAPAAGRIVFPNNKAQPGQEWFYLARPSERKL comes from the coding sequence ATGAGTTCTGTTCCAACGCCCACCCATCTGCGCAGCCACCAATTCGCGGGCCTCAAAGCCGGCCCTCGCCTGCTGGTCAGCGCCGCCGTGCACGGCAATGAAGTCTGCGGCGTGCAGGCGATTGAGGCCGTGATGGCCGAACTTGACAGTGGCCGCCTGACGCTGCTGCGCGGCACGCTCACCCTGGTGCCCATCGTCAACCCGCTGGCGCATGCCCTGGGTCGGCGTGAAGGTGAGCGCAATCTGAACCGCAATCTGCGCCCGCCGGTGATCGCCCAAGATTTTGAGGATCGCATCGCCGCGCGCCTATGCCCCTTGCTCGCCAGCCACGATGTGCTGCTGGACCTGCACTCCTTCCAAGGCCAGGGCCAGCCCTTTGTGATGCTGGGCCCGCGCGACAACCAAGGCGAGTTGGAACCCTTTGCCTGGGCCGCCCAAGAAGCGGCCATGGCCGCCTGCCTTGGGCCGGCGCGCATTGTTGAAGGATGGCTGTCCACCTACGCCCTGGGTCTGCAACGGCGTGCCGCCAAAGGCAGCGACGGCTCGCGCGCCCAGGCCCTGGTGCAAGACCCGCATTACGGCGTTGGCACCACCGAGTACATGCGCTCGCAAGGCGGCTATGGCCTCACCCTGGAATGCGGCCAGCACCAAGATCCCGGCGCGCCGGAAGTGGCCCGGCTGGCAATTCTGCGTACCCTGGTCTTGCTGGGCATGATTGACCCAGCGGCAGTGGAAGCCCACCGGCCGGCCATCGCGCCCGAGTTGCTGCAGCTCTACGAAGTCATCGACCGGGAGCATGCCGATGACAGCTTCGAGCGTGAATGGGCCAGCTTTGACGCCGTGGAACAAGGCCAGCGCATCGGCACCCGCCACGACGGCAGCCCGGTGCTGGCGCCAGCGGCGGGCCGCATCGTTTTCCCCAATAACAAGGCCCAGCCAGGCCAGGAATGGTTCTACCTGGCGCGGCCCAGCGAGCGCAAATTATGA
- a CDS encoding DMT family transporter has protein sequence MTRSPNLHTPWAAYACLALSTSLVGSYVGLSKLLVAVFPVFLLAWLRFGMAAVLMAAWLKPASGEAALDRRSKILLFWESFIGNFLFSICLLFGLQHSSAVVAGVILAAIPAAVALLSRILLGERIAARVGWGIALGVAGIALVALERGQITAQANTPTSALGALLLIGAVFCEAAYVVIGKKLTAQVSPKRISALINLWGLVLVTPLGLWQAQSFDFSLPSLSIWGLLLFYAGAASMVTVWLWMTGLRQVPAAKAGVFMVFLPVATGLVGLALGERLSPVQALAYAMALVGVLLATAPSRRA, from the coding sequence ATGACTCGCAGTCCAAACCTTCACACACCCTGGGCCGCCTACGCCTGCCTGGCCCTCAGCACCAGCTTGGTCGGCAGCTATGTCGGCTTGTCTAAGCTCTTGGTAGCCGTGTTCCCCGTGTTCTTGCTAGCTTGGCTGCGCTTTGGCATGGCGGCGGTGCTGATGGCGGCGTGGCTCAAGCCAGCCAGTGGCGAAGCGGCCTTGGACCGGCGCAGCAAAATCTTGCTGTTCTGGGAGTCCTTCATCGGCAACTTCCTGTTTTCGATCTGTCTGCTGTTCGGGCTGCAGCACAGCTCAGCCGTGGTGGCCGGGGTGATTTTGGCGGCCATCCCAGCGGCGGTGGCCTTGCTGAGCCGGATATTGCTGGGTGAGCGCATTGCTGCTCGCGTCGGCTGGGGGATTGCCCTGGGCGTGGCCGGCATCGCCTTGGTGGCGCTGGAGCGCGGGCAAATCACAGCGCAAGCGAACACGCCAACATCGGCGCTGGGCGCCCTGCTGCTGATCGGCGCGGTGTTCTGCGAAGCCGCTTATGTGGTGATCGGCAAAAAGCTCACCGCCCAGGTCTCGCCCAAACGCATCAGCGCGCTGATCAATCTTTGGGGCCTGGTGCTGGTGACACCGCTGGGCCTTTGGCAGGCGCAGAGCTTTGATTTCAGCCTGCCCAGCTTGTCTATCTGGGGCTTGCTGCTGTTTTACGCAGGGGCCGCCAGCATGGTGACGGTGTGGCTGTGGATGACGGGCTTGCGTCAAGTGCCGGCCGCCAAGGCGGGCGTATTCATGGTCTTCCTGCCGGTGGCGACCGGCTTGGTGGGCCTGGCACTCGGCGAGCGCTTGAGCCCCGTACAAGCCCTGGCCTACGCGATGGCGCTTGTCGGTGTTCTGCTGGCGACAGCACCGTCCCGGCGTGCATGA
- a CDS encoding YeeE/YedE family protein gives MSIAWTSFTPWTALAGGLLIGLASALFLLGNGRIAGISGIVASPIRALFTRSDWRPELTRLAFLLGLLLAPWLWRLLAPLPSARVDVGTWGLVFAGLAVGVGVRLANGCTSGHGVCGLSRLSLRSLVNVLCFMGAGFVTVLVLRHVG, from the coding sequence ATGAGCATCGCCTGGACATCTTTCACCCCCTGGACTGCCTTGGCCGGCGGCCTGCTGATCGGCCTTGCCAGCGCCTTGTTTTTGCTCGGCAATGGCCGCATCGCCGGCATTTCCGGCATCGTCGCCAGCCCAATTCGGGCCTTGTTCACCCGCAGCGACTGGCGGCCTGAGCTGACACGCTTGGCCTTTTTGTTGGGGCTGCTGCTGGCCCCATGGCTGTGGCGTTTGCTTGCGCCTTTGCCAAGCGCGCGGGTGGATGTGGGGACCTGGGGCTTGGTCTTCGCCGGCCTGGCGGTGGGTGTTGGCGTGCGCCTAGCCAATGGCTGCACCAGCGGCCACGGTGTTTGCGGCTTGAGCCGCTTGTCCTTGCGCTCGCTGGTCAATGTGCTTTGCTTCATGGGCGCGGGTTTTGTGACCGTGCTGGTGCTGCGGCATGTTGGGTGA
- a CDS encoding DUF6691 family protein, which yields MRFVLALLSGLLFGLGLLLSGMTDPAKVKGFLDLFGAWDPSLALVMGGAIAIGLLAFALAKRRERAWSGDRIEMPQDRRIDWRLIGGGVLFGVGWGVAGFCPGPALVALSSGLPEAWIFVPAMLLGMGLVDFFSARNQE from the coding sequence ATGCGATTCGTTTTGGCTTTATTGAGTGGGCTTTTGTTTGGCCTTGGCCTGCTGCTCAGCGGCATGACCGATCCGGCCAAGGTGAAGGGCTTTTTGGATTTGTTCGGTGCCTGGGACCCGAGCCTGGCCTTGGTGATGGGCGGGGCCATTGCCATTGGTCTGCTGGCCTTTGCGCTTGCCAAGCGGCGTGAGCGCGCCTGGAGTGGTGATCGCATCGAGATGCCGCAGGACCGGCGCATTGACTGGCGCTTGATCGGCGGCGGCGTTTTGTTTGGTGTTGGCTGGGGTGTTGCCGGCTTTTGCCCTGGCCCGGCCTTGGTGGCCTTGAGCAGCGGTTTGCCTGAGGCTTGGATCTTTGTACCCGCCATGCTGCTGGGCATGGGCTTGGTTGATTTTTTCTCGGCTCGGAATCAGGAGTAG
- a CDS encoding MBL fold metallo-hydrolase has product MIFRQLFDPTSSTYTYVLGDSISGEALIIDPVFENERRDIALLRELGLRLVASLDTHVHADHVTGAWLLKQACGSQILLAEQAGAANVDRALRHGDRVMFGQRFVEVRATPGHTSGCLSYVLDDQSKAFTGDSLLIRGCGRTDFQQGSPSQLYRSVREQLLSLPASCLLYPGHDYRGLTVTSVEEERRFNPRLGGDINEADFAGYMNHLGLPHPKLMDIAVPANLRCGQPQAQDLTPNEMNWAPLTCNFSGIWEIQANALYERLAASDGASIQIVDVREAPEFSDVLGHLRGARLLPLSELAQRATELDASRPVVAVCRSGARSAQATVLLRKAGFGLVANLNGGMLRWRAEGLPVEAGGQ; this is encoded by the coding sequence TTGATCTTTCGCCAATTGTTTGACCCCACATCGTCCACCTACACCTATGTGCTGGGCGATTCGATCTCGGGCGAGGCCTTGATCATTGACCCGGTGTTCGAGAACGAACGCCGCGATATCGCCTTGTTGCGTGAACTGGGCCTGCGCCTGGTGGCCAGCCTGGACACCCATGTGCATGCCGATCATGTGACCGGCGCCTGGCTGCTCAAACAAGCCTGCGGCAGCCAGATCCTGCTGGCCGAGCAAGCGGGTGCCGCCAATGTGGACCGGGCGCTGCGGCATGGGGACCGCGTCATGTTCGGCCAGCGTTTTGTCGAAGTGCGGGCCACACCCGGCCACACCAGCGGCTGCCTGAGCTATGTGCTGGACGATCAAAGCAAGGCCTTCACAGGCGACAGCTTGTTGATCCGCGGCTGCGGCCGCACCGATTTCCAGCAAGGGAGCCCCAGCCAGTTGTATCGCTCGGTGCGCGAGCAATTGCTGAGCCTGCCTGCCAGCTGCCTGCTGTACCCCGGCCATGACTACCGTGGCTTGACGGTGACCAGTGTGGAGGAAGAGCGGCGCTTCAACCCCCGCCTGGGCGGCGACATCAACGAGGCCGACTTCGCCGGTTATATGAACCACCTGGGCCTGCCGCACCCCAAGCTGATGGACATTGCCGTGCCGGCCAATTTGCGCTGCGGTCAACCGCAGGCGCAAGACCTGACCCCGAACGAGATGAACTGGGCGCCGCTGACCTGCAACTTCAGCGGCATCTGGGAGATTCAGGCCAATGCCTTGTATGAACGCCTGGCCGCCAGTGACGGTGCCAGCATCCAGATTGTGGATGTGCGTGAAGCGCCGGAGTTCAGCGATGTGCTGGGCCATTTGCGCGGCGCGCGTTTGCTGCCGCTGTCTGAGCTGGCCCAGCGCGCGACAGAACTCGACGCCAGCCGGCCGGTGGTGGCGGTGTGCCGCTCGGGCGCCCGTTCGGCCCAAGCTACCGTCCTCTTGCGCAAAGCGGGTTTTGGCTTGGTAGCCAATTTGAACGGCGGCATGTTGCGCTGGCGTGCCGAGGGCCTGCCGGTGGAGGCGGGCGGGCAGTAA
- a CDS encoding toll/interleukin-1 receptor domain-containing protein, with protein MSFLPQYQNDLFISYRRAANDSPDRWVDSFCSHLRSELRDRVGEVAIWRDTAELRAGDYWRPEIAAALESTGIFLALISRTYFDSDECRKELDRFLGRLKAAGGAERCKLVPIFKHPSRSPDELPAELREIGHYEFFKQDAQAWRELDPNRDKDDYWERMSRMVQDLSVALEELLGRQKKQALGTVFIARVGPELIQERERLRADLRQRGYLVVPETEYLWNADDCAARMDADLDKALLSIHLVARSASIESLTAQRDRQQLERAHARMQQRGMPAPLVWIQAGAGTGNGSGTDTDPSKQDLVKFIEQELANEGVDYLQGSLEELKTQMLDMLPKPIAAAPSKPLELALLVEEGDVAELGELKGRLVDQLSAEPRPIKFSGSKAKDAERLQRTLAGCEQALIFWGKQEEEWVYDLLDLPELAGLCSKSRLAVYICGEPSAEKAAFVSSKATVLRAQAAGGDGLAAFVAQAQTLGRTRQ; from the coding sequence ATGAGTTTTCTGCCGCAATACCAGAACGATCTCTTCATCAGCTATCGCCGCGCGGCGAATGATTCGCCCGATCGCTGGGTGGATAGCTTTTGCAGCCATCTGCGCTCGGAGCTGCGCGACCGGGTGGGCGAGGTGGCGATCTGGCGTGACACCGCAGAGTTGCGCGCCGGTGATTACTGGCGGCCCGAGATCGCGGCAGCGTTGGAATCGACCGGGATTTTCCTGGCCCTGATCTCGCGCACCTATTTCGACAGCGATGAATGTCGCAAGGAGCTCGATCGCTTTCTGGGCCGCTTGAAAGCAGCCGGCGGCGCCGAGCGCTGCAAGCTGGTGCCCATCTTCAAGCACCCCAGCCGCAGCCCGGATGAGTTGCCGGCCGAATTGCGCGAAATCGGCCACTACGAGTTTTTCAAGCAAGACGCGCAAGCCTGGCGCGAACTGGACCCCAACCGCGACAAAGACGACTACTGGGAGCGCATGAGCCGCATGGTGCAAGACCTCAGCGTGGCGCTAGAGGAATTGCTGGGGCGGCAAAAAAAACAGGCCCTGGGCACGGTGTTCATCGCCCGGGTGGGGCCGGAGCTGATTCAGGAGCGCGAACGCCTGCGCGCCGATTTGCGTCAACGCGGCTATCTGGTCGTGCCGGAAACCGAGTATTTGTGGAATGCGGATGACTGCGCTGCGCGCATGGATGCTGATCTGGACAAGGCCTTGCTGAGCATCCATCTGGTCGCCCGCAGTGCTTCCATTGAGTCACTGACCGCCCAGCGCGATCGCCAGCAACTCGAACGCGCCCATGCCCGCATGCAGCAACGCGGCATGCCCGCCCCCTTGGTATGGATTCAGGCTGGTGCAGGAACGGGCAACGGCAGCGGCACAGACACCGACCCGAGCAAGCAGGACTTGGTTAAGTTCATCGAACAAGAGCTTGCCAACGAAGGTGTCGACTATTTGCAAGGCAGCCTCGAGGAGCTGAAAACGCAGATGCTGGACATGCTGCCCAAGCCGATTGCCGCGGCGCCGAGCAAGCCGCTGGAGTTGGCCTTGTTGGTGGAAGAGGGCGATGTGGCGGAGCTGGGCGAGCTAAAAGGGCGCCTGGTTGATCAACTCAGTGCCGAGCCGCGCCCGATCAAGTTCAGCGGCAGCAAGGCGAAGGACGCCGAGCGTCTGCAGCGCACCCTGGCCGGCTGCGAGCAGGCCTTGATCTTCTGGGGGAAGCAAGAGGAGGAATGGGTCTACGACTTGCTGGACCTGCCCGAGCTCGCGGGCCTGTGCAGCAAGAGCCGGCTGGCGGTCTATATCTGCGGCGAGCCCAGTGCTGAGAAGGCTGCCTTTGTCAGCAGCAAGGCCACGGTCTTGCGGGCGCAGGCGGCGGGTGGGGATGGCCTGGCCGCTTTCGTGGCCCAGGCGCAAACACTGGGGCGGACCCGGCAATGA
- a CDS encoding AAA family ATPase, with product MTASLEALLAANPFPGLRSFEPSEADRFFGRESQIEALLLRLSQVPLVAVSGASGCGKSSLVKAGLLNELKRRHEQDDEAEWRAVVMRPGIQPLQNLAAVLAECLPAAEAARLEPAALPIDLPEPAVTAMAPAPIDSLPGAAATDPATPVDNAEPEELSPAARRVASICGQLRMGGMALVELVRRSHLPPGVRLLVVVDQFEELFRFKRMANTEEASAFVKLLLHAAGDPASRIRVVLTMRSDTLGGCADFPGLPEAVSAGGYLVPRLTRQQRKDAIVKPIEWRGAQIAPRLVQRLLNDVSSDFDDLPVMQHALSRTWRHWAQACQGGRPIDLGDYEKIGAAVDALSRHADEARLSLGPLGEPGGAVERVFRALTERMAEGTEVRRPIELGQLCAICKRGPAGEAEVLAVVERYRQSDTAFLVPGGSQPLDAHAIIDISHESLIRQWQRLRDWVVAEAEAKATLLRLVGDARAHAQANGELWHGRSLERARVWQQRNHPNAAWVKLCMGGTDEEAGAAFHLVQSFLDKSAAVQEKERRKSSRMLWGLRGLAALVTGVSVLAALYGQILHRQALSREWGAKAILQIVQDPARSAALALAALEKDGNNERAEFAFRRAMAALEVAAAEQIVDFDAPVIETRYSPDRKRLLVASEATVWILDDQRLMDTAERGEVSVLRAEQLGALKLKLPEQLGKLARAWLLDDGRVLVLNSKGLLRLLEADGQLNTQLFCADDAVSWAVALNPRKPELSASCVGGDWSSQLSRWSLGAPGSVSQQQRLLSPISNSPTTALAYSPDGALLAAGDSGGQVQIWRQGPGSEQAWIHGDKAKPGTVGPLRHGAAINDLSFSKSRPDLLASAGDDGFARVWRLDLHKGKLAGADAPPAAQAAHHLRHERSVSQVQFLDRADDKNLLLTVSDWRVNLWSNEQQHEERRHDDWVTLLDASELDGELLVSASADGTARLWSSRSIVPLTTLRGHTSSISHAMLHEQGKPGGQGGAESTDRQEVRRVITSSLDGTLRIWRLNPPTLLLASKRPQSVFALSPAGSLEMGVDRLLMICGESGSRAESAGAGDQYACAFRPLSGSAAQTALATSAENAVASEHFQAHAAKPLDAGARNSLNISHTTYAARFSADGKLAMVYSQEYNLYADRKLWLLDLDKDGAAIDTPAWLSRSVTAYFDSKRPEFGLLDQSGAISLWPNKVLTESADEAPASAKLQELSCGATACTNLALSPDGKMIAAAAGNVVMLWSRAAAKAQLLATLDRHQGDLRDLNFSPDSQRLVTASVDRTARVWDLRDLQADRSPPSRELAGGHSSSLSSADFSPDGQFVVTAGADGSIRVWDANSGQEKAALLGRHRGKINLAAFHPDGQKIISVGDDGNALLTPCSACVQSLPDLKQRAKQQLHLTTDDQAWLKENTSSRLRDSLQSGWWGLSK from the coding sequence ATGACGGCGAGCTTGGAGGCCCTGCTGGCGGCCAATCCCTTTCCGGGTTTGCGCTCGTTCGAGCCTAGCGAAGCAGATCGATTTTTTGGCCGCGAAAGCCAGATCGAGGCCTTGCTCTTGCGCTTGAGCCAGGTGCCGCTGGTGGCGGTGTCGGGGGCCTCGGGCTGCGGCAAGTCTTCCCTGGTGAAGGCCGGCTTGCTGAACGAACTCAAACGCCGGCACGAGCAGGACGATGAGGCCGAATGGCGGGCGGTGGTCATGCGGCCGGGCATTCAGCCGCTGCAAAACCTGGCTGCCGTGCTGGCCGAGTGTTTGCCAGCGGCTGAAGCGGCCAGGCTTGAGCCCGCCGCCTTACCGATAGACCTGCCAGAGCCGGCAGTGACGGCAATGGCGCCGGCGCCAATCGACTCGCTCCCCGGCGCGGCTGCAACTGATCCGGCCACTCCGGTTGACAACGCCGAGCCCGAAGAACTCAGCCCTGCCGCGCGGCGCGTGGCCTCGATCTGCGGCCAGTTGCGCATGGGCGGCATGGCGCTGGTGGAGTTGGTGCGCCGCTCCCATCTGCCGCCGGGGGTGCGCTTGCTGGTGGTGGTGGATCAGTTCGAGGAGTTGTTTCGCTTCAAGCGCATGGCCAATACCGAGGAAGCCAGCGCTTTTGTGAAACTGCTATTGCACGCGGCGGGAGACCCCGCCTCGCGCATCCGTGTGGTCTTGACCATGCGTTCCGACACCTTGGGCGGTTGCGCCGATTTCCCCGGTCTGCCCGAGGCGGTCAGTGCCGGTGGCTATTTGGTGCCACGGCTGACGCGGCAGCAGCGCAAGGACGCCATCGTCAAGCCGATCGAGTGGCGTGGCGCGCAGATTGCGCCGCGCCTGGTGCAGCGCCTGCTCAACGATGTGAGTTCGGACTTTGACGATTTGCCAGTCATGCAGCACGCTTTATCGCGCACTTGGCGGCATTGGGCCCAAGCCTGCCAGGGCGGCCGTCCCATCGATCTAGGCGATTACGAGAAGATCGGCGCGGCGGTGGATGCGTTGTCGCGCCATGCCGATGAAGCACGGCTGAGCCTGGGGCCGTTGGGCGAGCCCGGCGGCGCGGTCGAGCGGGTGTTCCGCGCCCTGACCGAGCGCATGGCCGAAGGCACCGAAGTGCGCCGCCCCATCGAGCTGGGGCAGCTATGCGCCATCTGCAAACGTGGACCGGCTGGTGAGGCCGAGGTGCTGGCGGTGGTGGAACGCTACCGGCAAAGCGATACCGCCTTTTTGGTGCCCGGTGGCAGCCAGCCCTTAGATGCGCATGCCATCATCGACATCTCGCACGAGAGCTTAATTCGGCAGTGGCAGCGCCTGCGCGACTGGGTGGTGGCAGAGGCCGAGGCCAAAGCCACCTTGCTGCGCCTGGTCGGCGATGCCCGGGCGCACGCACAGGCCAATGGTGAACTGTGGCATGGCCGCAGCCTGGAGCGCGCACGCGTCTGGCAGCAGCGCAACCATCCCAATGCGGCTTGGGTCAAGCTGTGCATGGGGGGCACAGACGAAGAAGCTGGCGCCGCTTTCCATCTGGTGCAGAGCTTCTTGGACAAGAGCGCTGCGGTGCAAGAAAAGGAGCGGCGCAAGTCCAGCCGCATGCTGTGGGGCTTGCGCGGCTTGGCGGCGCTGGTGACGGGCGTGTCTGTGCTGGCGGCTTTGTACGGCCAGATCTTGCATCGCCAGGCCTTGTCTCGTGAATGGGGTGCCAAGGCCATTTTGCAAATCGTCCAGGATCCAGCCCGCAGCGCCGCGCTGGCTTTGGCGGCCTTGGAGAAAGACGGCAATAACGAGCGCGCCGAGTTCGCGTTCCGCCGCGCCATGGCGGCGCTGGAGGTGGCTGCTGCCGAGCAAATTGTTGATTTCGATGCGCCGGTGATTGAGACCCGCTACAGCCCGGATCGCAAGCGCTTGCTGGTGGCCAGCGAGGCCACGGTTTGGATTCTGGATGACCAGCGCTTGATGGATACGGCTGAGCGTGGCGAGGTGTCCGTGCTGCGCGCTGAGCAGTTGGGGGCACTCAAGCTCAAGCTGCCAGAGCAGTTGGGCAAGCTGGCCAGGGCCTGGCTGCTGGATGACGGGCGTGTGCTGGTGCTGAACAGCAAGGGCCTGCTGCGCTTGCTGGAGGCTGATGGGCAACTGAATACTCAGCTGTTTTGCGCCGACGATGCGGTCAGCTGGGCGGTGGCACTCAACCCGCGCAAGCCGGAATTGAGCGCCAGTTGCGTTGGGGGCGATTGGTCTAGCCAACTCTCACGCTGGTCCTTGGGCGCGCCTGGCAGCGTGTCGCAACAGCAGCGTTTGCTAAGTCCGATCAGCAACTCACCCACCACGGCCTTGGCTTATTCGCCTGATGGCGCGCTATTGGCTGCAGGCGATAGTGGCGGCCAGGTGCAGATATGGCGGCAAGGGCCGGGAAGCGAGCAGGCCTGGATTCATGGCGACAAAGCCAAGCCTGGGACGGTCGGGCCGCTGCGCCATGGCGCTGCCATCAATGACCTGAGCTTCAGCAAGTCACGGCCGGATTTGCTGGCCTCAGCCGGCGACGATGGCTTTGCCCGCGTGTGGCGTTTGGATTTGCACAAAGGCAAGCTGGCCGGGGCGGATGCGCCTCCGGCAGCCCAGGCGGCCCATCATTTACGGCATGAGCGCAGCGTCAGCCAAGTGCAGTTTCTCGACCGGGCAGACGACAAGAATTTGCTGCTCACGGTGTCGGACTGGCGCGTCAATTTGTGGAGCAATGAGCAGCAACATGAGGAGCGCCGCCACGATGATTGGGTCACTTTGCTGGACGCGTCGGAACTGGACGGCGAATTGCTGGTCTCTGCCAGTGCCGACGGCACGGCACGGCTTTGGTCCAGCCGATCCATCGTGCCGCTGACCACCTTGCGTGGCCACACCAGCTCGATCAGCCATGCCATGCTGCATGAGCAGGGCAAGCCGGGTGGTCAGGGCGGGGCGGAAAGCACAGATAGGCAGGAGGTGCGCCGCGTCATCACCAGCAGCCTTGACGGCACCCTGCGCATCTGGCGGCTCAACCCTCCTACCTTGCTACTGGCCAGCAAGAGGCCGCAGAGTGTTTTTGCGCTGTCGCCCGCAGGCAGCTTGGAAATGGGGGTGGATCGCTTGTTGATGATTTGCGGCGAATCGGGCAGTCGTGCGGAAAGTGCAGGGGCCGGGGATCAATACGCCTGCGCGTTCAGGCCTTTGTCCGGCAGCGCCGCCCAAACAGCGCTTGCAACTTCAGCGGAGAACGCCGTCGCTTCCGAGCATTTCCAGGCGCATGCGGCTAAGCCTCTTGATGCGGGCGCGCGGAATTCGCTCAATATCAGCCACACCACCTATGCCGCGCGCTTCTCGGCCGATGGCAAATTGGCGATGGTGTACTCGCAGGAATACAACCTTTATGCCGACCGCAAGCTGTGGCTGCTTGACCTGGACAAGGATGGCGCGGCGATCGACACCCCTGCCTGGCTGAGCCGCAGCGTCACCGCCTACTTTGACTCGAAAAGGCCTGAGTTCGGCTTGCTGGACCAAAGCGGTGCGATCAGCCTGTGGCCCAACAAGGTGCTGACCGAGAGTGCAGACGAAGCGCCTGCCTCAGCCAAGCTGCAGGAGCTCAGTTGCGGCGCTACGGCTTGCACCAATCTAGCCCTGAGCCCCGACGGCAAGATGATCGCCGCAGCGGCGGGCAATGTGGTGATGCTGTGGTCGCGCGCTGCGGCTAAGGCGCAATTGTTGGCCACCTTGGACAGGCATCAAGGGGACCTGCGGGATCTCAACTTCAGCCCCGACAGCCAGCGCTTGGTTACCGCCAGCGTTGACCGAACCGCGCGTGTTTGGGATTTGAGGGATTTGCAGGCAGACCGTTCACCGCCCTCGCGCGAGCTGGCCGGCGGGCATAGCAGCTCCCTCAGCTCGGCGGACTTCAGCCCGGACGGCCAGTTCGTTGTCACCGCTGGCGCCGATGGCAGCATTCGAGTTTGGGATGCCAACTCCGGGCAGGAAAAAGCCGCCTTGCTGGGGCGCCACCGCGGCAAGATCAATTTGGCGGCCTTTCATCCGGACGGGCAGAAAATCATCTCGGTCGGTGACGACGGCAATGCCTTGCTGACGCCCTGCAGTGCTTGCGTACAGTCGCTGCCTGATCTGAAGCAGCGGGCCAAGCAGCAGCTTCATTTGACGACAGATGACCAAGCCTGGCTCAAAGAAAACACCAGCAGCAGACTGCGTGACTCACTGCAGTCTGGCTGGTGGGGTCTGAGCAAATAG